Proteins from a genomic interval of Rhodococcoides fascians A25f:
- a CDS encoding class I SAM-dependent methyltransferase: MSSGDTAERSLEHWSEAGRTGMEAFYALATEDYHQLALAADWPALLAAHSHDGWSLLDVACGSGKFPTALRRYTDLSAVPEVAYDLLDPSAFSVAEARGSLGAPFVARHDLVMTLQDLPADHTGYDVVWATHALYALPPAELDAAAERFVAALAPGGLGLVAQATEASHYIAFYDAFRAGVREATPYTTAEQVRDALIRAGADVRDQRVTYTTSTSDRLVAEGFLQRCAFDDSVSLEEMEAAPVLGDYLASCRDASGSYTFSHEAALLWL; this comes from the coding sequence ATGAGCAGCGGAGACACAGCCGAACGCAGTCTCGAGCATTGGAGCGAAGCCGGTCGCACGGGCATGGAGGCGTTCTATGCCCTGGCCACCGAGGACTACCACCAGCTGGCCCTGGCCGCCGACTGGCCCGCACTGCTCGCCGCCCACTCGCACGACGGCTGGTCGTTGCTCGACGTAGCCTGCGGCAGCGGCAAGTTCCCGACCGCATTGCGCCGATACACCGATCTGTCCGCGGTACCCGAGGTGGCCTACGACCTGCTCGACCCGTCTGCGTTCTCTGTCGCCGAGGCGCGTGGGTCGCTCGGTGCGCCGTTCGTGGCTCGACACGACCTGGTGATGACGCTGCAGGACCTGCCCGCCGACCACACCGGCTACGACGTCGTATGGGCCACCCACGCCCTCTACGCACTTCCTCCGGCCGAGCTCGACGCCGCCGCCGAGCGGTTCGTGGCTGCGCTGGCCCCCGGCGGTCTCGGACTCGTCGCGCAAGCCACCGAAGCGTCCCACTACATCGCGTTCTACGACGCCTTCCGCGCAGGCGTCCGCGAAGCGACGCCGTACACAACGGCCGAGCAGGTGCGCGACGCGCTGATACGCGCCGGTGCGGACGTGCGCGACCAACGCGTCACCTACACAACCTCGACATCCGATCGCCTTGTCGCCGAGGGCTTTCTGCAGCGCTGCGCCTTCGACGACTCCGTGTCACTGGAGGAGATGGAGGCGGCACCGGTGTTGGGTGACTACCTTGCCTCCTGTCGCGACGCGTCCGGTTCCTACACCTTCTCGCACGAGGCGGCCCTGTTGTGGCTCTGA
- a CDS encoding chaperone modulator CbpM, producing MSDPNPVVRYVLVRRTELSTDAFAERTGLHPEIARKLVALGLLDVDRVVDGEMFFAPTEVAHAARIRRLRTGLGLNYSAIGLVLDLLERIETLEASSRRRRTTTWTSAT from the coding sequence ATGAGCGACCCGAACCCGGTGGTCCGGTACGTACTGGTTCGTCGCACCGAATTGTCGACCGACGCCTTCGCCGAACGTACCGGGCTGCATCCGGAAATCGCACGGAAGCTCGTGGCCCTCGGTCTGCTCGACGTCGACCGCGTCGTAGACGGCGAAATGTTCTTCGCGCCAACCGAAGTGGCCCATGCTGCCCGCATTCGACGACTGCGGACCGGTCTCGGCCTGAACTACTCGGCAATCGGGCTCGTGCTCGACCTGCTGGAACGAATCGAGACACTCGAAGCATCTTCCCGCAGAAGGAGGACAACCACATGGACATCAGCAACCTGA
- the dnaK gene encoding molecular chaperone DnaK: MATAVGIDLGTTNSVIASWQGGEPVVISNIEGARTTPSVVAFTESGERLVGQLARRQAILNPKGTIYSAKRFIGRHYDEISDEARAVSFDIVAGDNGEARIDVRGKKYAPEEISALVLRKLVDDASKFLGEKVKEAVITVPAYFNDAQRNATKDAGRIAGLEVLRIINEPTAAALAYGMDKQVHETVLVFDLGGGTFDVSLLDVGEGVVEVRSTAGDSHLGGDDFDRRLVDYLADDFQQVENIDLRKDAQALQRLFEAAEKAKVELSSVTQAQVNLPFVTADSDGPKHLTTTVMRSKFEDLTADLVERCLDPVKQAMSDAKVTANDIDEVILVGGSTRIPAVQALVRRLTGGKDPHMGVNPDEVVALGAAVQAGVLKGEVSDVLLLDVTPLSLGVETQGGVMTKIIERNTTIPARRSEVFSTAEDEQSAVDVVVLQGERERAADNRSLGRFRLEDIRPAPRGDAQVEVTFDIDANGILNVTARDKDTGKEQSITISEQSNLDPSEVERMLAEAERNRGDDEALRKAVDARNELDSVAYQVERRLAELGDSAPPHDRARAEMLIADARKAVKDGASPADVQPLASELQQLLYGLVPVQDGGDGRQVGGADAASTDDDDVIDAEFDRS, encoded by the coding sequence ATGGCGACAGCTGTGGGTATAGACCTGGGCACCACCAACTCCGTCATCGCCAGCTGGCAAGGCGGCGAGCCGGTGGTGATCTCCAATATCGAGGGAGCGCGGACGACGCCGTCGGTGGTGGCCTTCACCGAGAGCGGAGAACGGCTGGTGGGTCAGCTTGCCCGACGGCAGGCGATCTTGAATCCGAAGGGCACGATCTACTCGGCGAAACGCTTCATCGGACGCCACTACGACGAGATCTCCGATGAGGCAAGAGCGGTCAGCTTCGACATCGTGGCCGGTGACAACGGCGAGGCCCGAATCGATGTGCGGGGCAAGAAGTATGCGCCGGAGGAGATCAGTGCCCTCGTACTGCGCAAGCTCGTCGACGACGCGAGCAAGTTTCTCGGCGAGAAGGTCAAGGAAGCAGTCATCACAGTTCCGGCGTACTTCAACGACGCGCAGCGCAACGCCACCAAGGACGCCGGCCGCATCGCGGGCCTCGAAGTCCTGCGGATCATCAACGAGCCGACCGCTGCGGCGCTGGCGTACGGCATGGACAAGCAGGTCCACGAAACCGTACTGGTCTTCGACCTCGGCGGCGGCACCTTCGATGTGAGCTTGCTCGACGTCGGCGAAGGTGTCGTCGAGGTTCGGTCGACGGCCGGCGACTCTCACCTGGGCGGGGACGACTTCGATCGACGCCTGGTGGACTACCTCGCCGACGACTTCCAGCAGGTGGAGAACATCGATCTGCGCAAGGACGCACAGGCGTTGCAGCGCCTTTTCGAGGCCGCAGAGAAGGCCAAGGTCGAGTTGTCCTCGGTGACCCAGGCCCAGGTCAACCTGCCGTTCGTCACCGCCGATTCGGACGGTCCCAAGCACCTCACGACCACCGTCATGCGATCGAAGTTCGAGGATCTGACGGCGGATCTCGTGGAGCGCTGCCTCGACCCGGTTAAACAGGCAATGAGTGATGCCAAGGTCACCGCCAACGACATAGACGAAGTGATTCTGGTCGGTGGTTCGACGCGCATCCCGGCGGTGCAAGCCCTGGTTCGCCGGCTCACCGGCGGCAAGGACCCCCACATGGGCGTCAATCCGGACGAAGTCGTGGCTCTCGGCGCGGCGGTTCAAGCCGGCGTGCTCAAAGGCGAGGTCTCCGACGTGCTGCTGCTCGACGTCACCCCGCTGTCTCTCGGCGTCGAGACACAGGGCGGGGTGATGACCAAGATCATCGAGCGCAACACGACCATCCCGGCCCGCCGCAGCGAAGTGTTCTCCACCGCGGAGGACGAGCAGTCCGCCGTGGATGTCGTTGTGCTGCAGGGCGAACGCGAGCGGGCCGCCGACAACCGTTCGCTCGGACGTTTCCGTCTGGAAGACATCCGGCCCGCACCGCGCGGCGACGCCCAGGTCGAGGTCACGTTCGATATCGACGCCAACGGCATCCTCAATGTCACGGCCAGGGACAAGGACACCGGCAAGGAACAGAGCATCACGATCAGTGAGCAGAGCAATCTGGACCCGAGCGAGGTCGAACGCATGCTGGCCGAGGCCGAACGGAATCGGGGCGATGACGAGGCGCTGCGCAAAGCTGTCGACGCGCGCAACGAACTCGATTCCGTTGCGTATCAGGTGGAACGGCGACTCGCCGAACTCGGCGACAGCGCGCCACCGCACGACAGGGCACGGGCCGAGATGCTGATCGCCGATGCCAGAAAGGCCGTGAAGGACGGCGCTTCGCCTGCAGATGTACAACCACTCGCCTCCGAGCTCCAACAGCTCCTCTACGGGCTCGTGCCGGTACAGGACGGCGGTGACGGACGTCAGGTCGGTGGTGCGGACGCGGCCTCGACCGATGACGACGACGTGATCGACGCCGAATTCGATCGAAGTTGA
- a CDS encoding phytanoyl-CoA dioxygenase family protein has protein sequence MTNELLPEQNRDGGIDQDWAGDDQDWWDWYVTLAANDTMPTELVDGPGLPDVEAATDAQVERELAEPYNLDPAAVESFAREAFVRLPAVFSPAVVRRLAERLEELLRAEHGDDVAGRFTALEQMWLHDDLMRAVALSPRIGGVAAALLDEPAVRLYHDNALSKEPGCGRTPWHHDAEHFPLQTTQAVTAWMPMSAIPGRMGPLSFARGRKVLDEVADLEFDKVGTSYDEAVAQRFVERDVAVQSEPFAVGDVSFHSALCFHTAGPNLTTQPRRALATTYFADGARVVESPTLISGTWREFLPGVEPGGLAASELNPVVGRRD, from the coding sequence ATGACCAATGAGCTTCTCCCAGAACAGAATCGCGACGGCGGTATCGATCAGGACTGGGCAGGTGACGATCAGGACTGGTGGGACTGGTACGTCACGCTGGCCGCCAACGACACGATGCCGACCGAGCTGGTCGACGGTCCCGGTCTACCGGACGTCGAGGCGGCGACGGACGCGCAGGTCGAACGTGAGCTTGCCGAGCCGTACAACCTCGACCCTGCTGCCGTCGAGTCCTTCGCGCGAGAAGCCTTCGTGCGGCTGCCCGCTGTGTTCTCGCCGGCCGTCGTACGTCGCCTCGCGGAGCGCCTCGAGGAGCTGCTGCGAGCCGAGCACGGCGACGACGTCGCAGGCCGATTCACCGCGTTGGAACAGATGTGGCTCCATGACGACCTGATGCGCGCCGTGGCGCTGTCTCCCCGAATCGGGGGTGTGGCCGCGGCTTTGCTCGACGAACCGGCCGTTCGGCTCTATCACGACAACGCGCTGTCCAAGGAACCCGGTTGCGGACGCACACCGTGGCACCACGACGCGGAGCATTTTCCGCTGCAGACCACCCAGGCGGTCACTGCATGGATGCCGATGTCGGCGATCCCCGGCCGAATGGGTCCGCTGTCGTTCGCTCGCGGCCGAAAGGTGCTGGACGAGGTTGCGGACTTGGAGTTCGACAAGGTCGGCACGTCGTACGACGAGGCCGTCGCGCAGCGCTTCGTCGAGCGTGACGTCGCGGTGCAGTCGGAGCCGTTCGCAGTGGGCGACGTGTCGTTCCACTCCGCGCTGTGCTTCCACACCGCGGGGCCCAACCTGACCACTCAGCCTCGCCGAGCGCTGGCCACCACCTACTTCGCCGACGGGGCTCGAGTCGTGGAGTCGCCGACGCTGATCAGCGGAACGTGGCGCGAATTCCTTCCCGGTGTCGAGCCCGGCGGCCTCGCGGCCTCCGAACTGAACCCTGTGGTCGGCCGCCGAGACTGA
- a CDS encoding putative quinol monooxygenase, with the protein MVTKALLVRLEAKPGKEDAVEEFLRSAQPLVEQEPGTRPWLAVRFGPSTFGIVDAFPDDAARETHLNGPVGQALGERADELFASPPEISYLDVLAEKL; encoded by the coding sequence ATGGTCACCAAGGCACTACTGGTCCGACTCGAAGCCAAGCCCGGCAAGGAAGATGCAGTCGAGGAGTTTCTCCGGTCGGCCCAACCGCTCGTCGAACAGGAGCCCGGCACCCGACCCTGGTTGGCGGTACGGTTCGGCCCATCGACGTTCGGCATCGTCGATGCTTTCCCGGACGACGCCGCCCGTGAAACGCATCTCAACGGACCGGTCGGCCAGGCTCTCGGCGAACGGGCGGACGAACTCTTCGCCTCGCCGCCCGAAATAAGCTACCTCGATGTACTCGCCGAGAAGCTCTGA
- a CDS encoding nucleotide exchange factor GrpE produces MERAADHSTPEPAADATEGDRTETVPHHAATSAEEARLDDRWRRALADLDNLRKRYAKDLERERAAEVTRVSAAWLPVLDNLELALAHADSDSQTVVDGVKAIRDQAVQVLSRFGFERHDEVGVPFSPQLHEVVSVVVRPDLPSGTVIDVVRPGYGEAGRQLRPASVVVSRPEG; encoded by the coding sequence ATGGAAAGGGCTGCAGATCATTCGACACCCGAACCAGCGGCCGACGCCACGGAAGGAGATCGAACCGAGACGGTACCGCATCACGCCGCCACGAGCGCCGAGGAGGCTCGACTCGACGACCGCTGGCGCAGAGCCCTTGCCGATCTGGACAACTTGCGCAAGCGGTATGCCAAGGACCTGGAGCGAGAACGGGCCGCGGAGGTGACGAGAGTGTCCGCGGCGTGGCTGCCGGTACTGGACAATCTGGAACTTGCGTTGGCACATGCGGACAGCGATTCGCAGACCGTTGTCGACGGCGTCAAGGCGATCCGCGATCAGGCGGTGCAGGTGCTGTCACGGTTCGGTTTCGAGCGTCACGACGAGGTCGGAGTTCCGTTCTCCCCACAATTGCACGAAGTGGTCAGCGTGGTGGTCCGGCCCGACCTTCCGTCCGGGACCGTGATCGACGTCGTCCGTCCGGGTTACGGAGAGGCCGGACGGCAACTGCGGCCGGCGTCGGTGGTCGTCAGCCGCCCCGAGGGGTGA
- a CDS encoding DnaJ C-terminal domain-containing protein, translating to MARDHYESLGVPRGATTDEIQQAYRKLARKYHPDVSKDPTAEDTFKEMNEAYQVLSDPDTRKRYDRFGADFRRVPEDYDERTRTNSSGYGGGGNSGGGYDRGSRRVHFGSGGDGGVDLDDLFGQMFGGGGGYGPIPGADQEAELALTVEEAYRGGTRTLGLDGRQYDVDIPAGVVDGQRIRLAGQGGRSNGGAPPGDLYLVVRIEPHSRFRVQGRDIHVDLPVSPWEAVLGATVAVTTPGGEAKVKVAPGSSTGRKLRLRGEGMPNPRGTNGNLYAEIKVMVPSKPTTRERTLFEQLAAESNFDPRTKT from the coding sequence ATGGCGCGTGACCACTACGAATCGCTCGGAGTCCCGCGGGGTGCGACCACCGACGAGATCCAGCAGGCCTACCGCAAGCTGGCTCGCAAGTATCACCCCGACGTGAGCAAGGACCCCACTGCGGAAGACACGTTCAAGGAGATGAACGAGGCATACCAGGTGTTGTCCGACCCGGACACCCGGAAACGCTACGACCGGTTCGGTGCCGACTTTCGGCGTGTCCCCGAGGATTACGACGAACGGACCCGCACCAACTCGAGTGGGTACGGCGGTGGCGGGAACAGCGGCGGAGGATACGACCGCGGGAGCAGACGCGTGCACTTCGGTTCCGGTGGCGACGGTGGCGTCGATCTCGACGACCTCTTCGGGCAGATGTTCGGCGGCGGTGGCGGGTACGGGCCGATTCCCGGTGCCGATCAGGAAGCGGAACTGGCCTTGACGGTCGAGGAGGCGTACCGGGGCGGCACACGCACGCTCGGACTGGACGGACGGCAGTACGACGTCGACATTCCGGCCGGGGTCGTGGACGGCCAGCGAATTCGGTTGGCCGGGCAAGGCGGACGGAGCAACGGCGGCGCGCCGCCAGGGGATCTGTACCTCGTGGTACGGATCGAGCCACATTCCCGGTTCCGAGTACAGGGCCGAGACATTCACGTCGACCTCCCGGTATCGCCTTGGGAGGCGGTCCTGGGGGCGACCGTCGCCGTCACCACCCCGGGTGGCGAGGCGAAAGTCAAAGTGGCTCCGGGCTCGTCGACGGGTAGGAAGCTGCGCCTGCGCGGCGAAGGAATGCCGAATCCACGCGGCACCAACGGCAACCTGTACGCAGAGATCAAGGTGATGGTGCCGTCGAAACCGACAACACGCGAACGCACACTGTTCGAGCAGTTGGCCGCAGAATCGAACTTCGATCCGAGGACAAAGACATGA
- a CDS encoding class I SAM-dependent methyltransferase translates to MTSNIAPNLPTDIAAVLLDGVRAARRGAPALAGLEPESYAREHADFERLSDQRGLIAEHFADRLAAIGDGPVSVLSVGCGDGSLDARLAAGLIQGVPGRPVRYVGVDPWVGSAERFAATMSALEADELSSDSYVASFGDSAVAETFDVVMFVHSMYYVPDLGATLRAALRLLRPGGELWVAIAPTAALNALVGVLAPPLQGHRQWFSADVESAFVDAGIFLDDVVALDAQIDLSSASDEVLDFSVQARLTPDLRGPVRAYLDAVSVPGSDGRPRVPHPVDVFAATRR, encoded by the coding sequence GTGACCTCCAACATAGCTCCGAATCTGCCGACCGACATCGCGGCCGTCCTTCTCGACGGTGTGCGAGCGGCGCGGCGTGGTGCTCCGGCCTTGGCCGGCCTCGAGCCCGAGTCCTACGCACGCGAGCATGCCGACTTCGAGCGCCTCTCCGACCAGCGCGGCCTGATCGCCGAGCACTTCGCCGACCGGCTGGCAGCGATCGGGGACGGACCGGTCTCGGTGCTGTCGGTGGGTTGCGGTGACGGCTCGCTGGACGCCCGGCTCGCCGCGGGGCTGATACAGGGGGTACCCGGCCGACCGGTGCGGTACGTCGGCGTCGACCCCTGGGTCGGAAGCGCGGAGCGCTTCGCCGCCACAATGTCCGCGCTCGAGGCGGACGAGCTCAGCTCCGACTCGTACGTCGCGTCGTTCGGTGACTCCGCGGTGGCCGAAACCTTCGATGTCGTGATGTTCGTGCACTCGATGTATTACGTCCCCGACCTGGGCGCGACGCTGCGTGCCGCGCTCCGCTTGTTGCGACCCGGCGGCGAGCTCTGGGTGGCCATTGCGCCGACGGCTGCACTCAACGCGTTGGTCGGCGTTCTCGCCCCGCCGCTGCAGGGCCACCGACAGTGGTTCAGCGCAGACGTCGAGAGTGCCTTCGTCGACGCCGGGATCTTTCTCGACGACGTGGTCGCTCTGGACGCGCAGATCGACCTCTCTTCCGCGAGCGACGAGGTGCTCGACTTCTCCGTACAGGCCCGGCTGACGCCAGATCTGCGCGGGCCGGTACGGGCCTACCTGGATGCGGTTTCGGTGCCCGGTTCCGATGGCAGGCCCCGGGTGCCACATCCGGTCGACGTGTTCGCCGCGACGCGTCGATGA
- a CDS encoding aldo/keto reductase: MTQLGLGLAALGRPEYLTVGHSASIEGRFDPAALEQLCHAVLDAAWDRGVRHFDVARSYGLAERFLGSWLSRQPNRRADLVIGSKWGYAYVADFQQGAEIHEVKEHSVARLAEQWPQTLHELGGAPDHYLIHSVTPDSPALSDGALLDDLRAVADSGTRIGISTSGPHQADVVHAALETGVFSSVQSTWNPLEPSAGPALARAHDAGWFVVVKEAMANGRLVAEDSALGRVADSAGIGRDALALAIALAQPWADVVLSGAATVTQLEQNVAALSVDRELIVAAGLNSAENPERYWNNRSHLPWT, translated from the coding sequence ATGACGCAACTCGGTCTAGGCCTTGCCGCACTCGGACGCCCCGAGTACCTGACGGTGGGGCACTCGGCTTCGATAGAGGGACGTTTCGATCCGGCCGCCCTCGAGCAGCTGTGCCACGCGGTACTGGACGCGGCTTGGGACCGCGGAGTTCGACACTTCGACGTCGCGCGCTCCTACGGGTTGGCCGAACGGTTCCTCGGCAGCTGGTTGTCTCGACAGCCGAATCGGCGCGCCGACCTCGTGATCGGCTCCAAGTGGGGATACGCCTACGTCGCCGATTTCCAGCAGGGAGCCGAGATTCACGAGGTGAAGGAACACTCGGTTGCCCGCTTGGCCGAGCAGTGGCCGCAGACCCTCCACGAACTCGGCGGTGCGCCCGACCATTACTTGATCCACAGCGTCACCCCGGACAGTCCGGCCCTGAGCGACGGTGCACTGCTCGACGACCTACGGGCCGTGGCAGACAGCGGTACCCGAATCGGCATCAGCACGAGCGGGCCACACCAAGCCGACGTCGTCCACGCAGCGCTCGAGACAGGGGTCTTCAGCTCGGTGCAGTCGACGTGGAACCCACTCGAGCCGTCTGCCGGTCCCGCACTGGCACGCGCACACGACGCCGGCTGGTTCGTCGTCGTCAAAGAAGCAATGGCCAATGGCCGACTCGTGGCCGAAGATTCAGCACTCGGCCGGGTCGCGGATTCGGCCGGCATCGGCCGCGATGCACTCGCGCTGGCGATCGCACTCGCGCAACCGTGGGCCGATGTGGTGCTGTCCGGCGCGGCCACCGTTACCCAACTCGAGCAGAATGTTGCCGCACTCTCCGTCGACCGCGAGCTGATCGTGGCGGCCGGCCTGAACAGCGCAGAGAATCCAGAGCGCTACTGGAACAACCGTTCTCACCTGCCGTGGACGTGA